Proteins co-encoded in one Phycisphaerae bacterium genomic window:
- a CDS encoding PfkB family carbohydrate kinase, protein MNIERAQQILSSINNVSIAVYGDFCLDAYWMMDPKGGETSVETGLKANTVAKHYYTLGGASNIVANIAALKPKSCRVFGVIGEDIFGRELVRQLGQLHVDTAGLVVQKENFDTIVFGKPYISGQEKPRVDFGFFNRRTAETDDLIISNLRKAMKDADVLIFNQQVPGSINNESFIAAANELFNEFRNKLIFIDSRHYSSSFANVYRKTNAVEAARLCGAEARYGDIVTIENTKKYARELYNKTSKAVFITRGSRGLVVAESSGVHEIPGIQLLRKTDTVGCGDTLLATVSLCMAAGVGPLESATIGNFAASVTATKLFQTGTATAEEILEISRDVDYIYQPELADDRRGAKFVQNTDIEICYPTEKITLGKIKHAVFDHDGTISTLRQGWEAIMEPVMIKAMLGERYKTADETTYHRAQVRVREYIDKSTGIETIKQMQALVEMVQEFGLVPQEYILDKWGYKKIYNDALMLMVNDRVARFQRGELNISDFTVKGSLEFLKILKNRGVRLYMASGTDLDDVAKEAKVLGYANLFDGGIYGSVGDSAAFSKKMVIAKIMNEHNLHGSELLVVGDGPVEMRESRKRDGLALGIASNEVQRFGINLEKRTRLIKAGAHFIIPDFSQLKNLENLIFPK, encoded by the coding sequence ATGAACATCGAACGAGCACAACAGATTCTTTCATCAATAAATAACGTATCTATCGCGGTATATGGGGATTTTTGTCTCGATGCATACTGGATGATGGACCCTAAAGGCGGTGAAACAAGTGTCGAGACCGGCCTTAAAGCCAATACCGTCGCCAAACATTACTATACACTGGGCGGAGCATCTAATATTGTCGCTAATATCGCTGCATTGAAGCCGAAGTCGTGCCGAGTATTCGGTGTAATAGGAGAAGACATCTTCGGCAGAGAACTCGTAAGGCAGCTCGGACAACTGCATGTCGATACTGCCGGTCTGGTTGTTCAGAAGGAAAACTTCGATACAATCGTTTTCGGCAAACCATATATCAGCGGACAGGAAAAACCGCGAGTGGATTTCGGATTTTTTAACAGGCGAACGGCAGAAACCGACGACCTCATCATATCAAACCTTCGCAAGGCAATGAAAGATGCCGACGTCCTGATTTTCAATCAGCAGGTACCCGGCTCAATTAATAATGAAAGCTTTATCGCCGCGGCAAATGAGCTTTTCAACGAATTCAGAAATAAACTCATTTTTATCGACAGCAGGCATTACAGCAGCAGTTTCGCCAACGTATATCGAAAGACCAACGCGGTTGAGGCAGCACGGCTGTGCGGCGCAGAGGCGAGATACGGCGATATCGTAACAATTGAGAACACAAAAAAATACGCACGTGAACTTTACAATAAAACAAGTAAAGCCGTATTCATAACGCGAGGCAGCCGAGGCCTTGTCGTGGCGGAATCGTCCGGCGTTCACGAAATCCCCGGCATTCAGCTTCTCAGGAAAACTGATACAGTAGGCTGCGGGGATACCCTGCTTGCGACAGTTTCACTGTGTATGGCGGCAGGAGTCGGCCCGCTTGAATCGGCAACAATCGGAAATTTCGCAGCATCGGTAACGGCAACCAAACTTTTCCAGACAGGCACGGCGACAGCAGAAGAAATCCTCGAAATATCGCGTGATGTCGATTATATATATCAGCCTGAACTGGCAGACGACCGCAGAGGCGCCAAATTCGTACAAAATACAGATATAGAAATCTGCTACCCAACGGAGAAAATCACACTCGGAAAAATCAAGCACGCCGTATTCGATCACGACGGCACCATATCGACACTTCGCCAGGGATGGGAAGCGATTATGGAGCCGGTGATGATTAAGGCAATGCTTGGCGAAAGATATAAAACAGCCGACGAAACGACTTATCATCGCGCCCAGGTTCGTGTACGTGAATATATCGACAAATCCACGGGCATCGAAACAATCAAACAAATGCAGGCACTTGTGGAAATGGTTCAGGAGTTCGGACTTGTGCCGCAGGAATACATCCTCGACAAATGGGGATATAAGAAAATTTATAACGATGCCCTGATGCTGATGGTCAACGACAGGGTCGCAAGATTTCAGCGAGGCGAACTTAATATCAGTGACTTTACGGTGAAAGGTTCGCTCGAATTTCTGAAAATACTGAAAAACCGCGGCGTACGTTTGTATATGGCAAGCGGAACGGATTTGGATGACGTCGCCAAAGAGGCTAAAGTGCTCGGTTACGCGAATTTATTCGACGGCGGTATTTACGGCTCAGTCGGCGATTCTGCGGCGTTTTCCAAGAAAATGGTAATCGCAAAAATCATGAACGAACACAATCTGCACGGCTCTGAACTATTGGTTGTCGGTGATGGACCGGTCGAAATGCGCGAAAGCAGAAAACGCGACGGCCTGGCACTGGGAATCGCAAGCAATGAGGTTCAGCGTTTTGGAATCAATTTGGAAAAACGAACACGCCTTATTAAGGCAGGCGCTCATTTTATCATTCCTGATTTTTCACAGCTAAAAAATCTCGAAAATCTTATTTTCCCAAAATAA
- a CDS encoding uroporphyrinogen decarboxylase family protein, with product MFSPPVKAALEKHYNTVNLNDFLELPVRMISLKNQKPLYADPETFGPTIADEFGVTWSTNELDRGSPIGNCLTKDSLEGYKFPDPHLPRRFEDIGSWCISQQGNYRVIWVGDLWERATFMRGMENILLDVALNQTFVQQLLESLTDYILETLKILFDKFDFEAIALSDDYGTQRGMLISPQQWRQLIRPCLKRIYDFAKSAGRDVFHHSCGNVIEIIPDLIDIGLDILHPIQPEAMNPFELKKRFGSSLTFCGGMSTQTVLPNGTVDEVRRTVKQLKNEMGYSGGYIFEPGITLLADVPLENIIAMIDEVKQ from the coding sequence ATGTTTTCGCCTCCTGTAAAGGCCGCTCTCGAAAAACATTACAATACGGTCAATCTCAATGATTTTCTCGAATTGCCTGTCAGGATGATTAGCCTGAAAAATCAGAAGCCTCTTTACGCAGACCCTGAAACATTCGGCCCGACGATTGCCGATGAATTTGGCGTAACGTGGTCAACCAATGAACTCGACAGGGGCTCTCCTATCGGCAATTGCCTGACAAAGGACAGCCTTGAAGGTTACAAATTTCCCGACCCGCATTTGCCCCGAAGATTCGAGGATATTGGCTCGTGGTGTATTTCTCAGCAGGGCAATTATCGTGTTATCTGGGTGGGCGATTTATGGGAACGCGCAACTTTTATGCGGGGAATGGAAAATATTCTGCTCGATGTCGCTCTTAATCAGACTTTCGTACAGCAGCTTCTCGAATCGCTTACAGATTATATCCTCGAAACCCTGAAAATCTTATTTGATAAATTCGATTTCGAGGCAATCGCACTCAGTGACGATTACGGCACCCAGCGGGGAATGCTCATAAGCCCGCAGCAGTGGCGGCAGTTAATCAGGCCGTGCCTGAAACGCATTTATGATTTTGCTAAATCGGCCGGCAGGGACGTTTTTCATCATTCCTGCGGCAACGTTATTGAAATAATTCCTGATTTGATTGACATCGGCCTTGATATTCTGCATCCGATTCAGCCCGAGGCGATGAATCCGTTCGAGCTTAAGAAACGTTTCGGCTCCAGTCTCACATTTTGCGGCGGTATGTCAACCCAGACAGTGTTGCCAAACGGGACTGTGGATGAAGTTCGCAGAACTGTCAAACAGTTAAAAAATGAAATGGGCTATAGCGGCGGATATATCTTCGAACCCGGCATTACATTGCTTGCCGATGTCCCGCTCGAAAATATTATCGCGATGATAGACGAGGTTAAGCAGTAA
- a CDS encoding type II secretion system protein produces the protein MKRSKGFTLVELLVVISIIAVLLAVLMPSLRKARLLAQRIVCMNNTRQQYLAQNTYTLNNDGKFATNFESIPWNVKDKGIDTYAPQYMNSRGEKAATAYAQYKPYIKNSKIFLCPAIQDFAIESPKDWGMCRDTKWYSNAYTNDKGGWDATVPGSTTQPYYLSIPYNWYANLTPCDGYGKPYTDVTYYGGEVPWPRTAAECSSTKIMITHPFMCDKGTPYFRDMGHGGSTTKWIRITGGLGNAPMGTTSVQKIKSLDNPAAYADGHTDYIMRNATIIRAIYNQNKVQIAW, from the coding sequence ATGAAAAGAAGCAAAGGCTTTACACTCGTTGAGCTGTTAGTTGTGATTTCCATCATCGCAGTTCTTTTGGCGGTATTGATGCCTTCACTGAGAAAAGCCAGACTCTTGGCTCAAAGAATTGTCTGTATGAATAATACTCGGCAGCAATATCTGGCACAAAATACCTATACACTCAATAATGACGGTAAATTCGCAACTAATTTTGAATCTATTCCATGGAATGTCAAAGACAAAGGGATTGATACTTATGCACCACAATATATGAATTCAAGAGGCGAGAAGGCAGCCACAGCTTACGCCCAATACAAACCTTATATAAAGAATTCCAAGATATTCCTTTGTCCGGCAATTCAGGATTTCGCCATCGAATCCCCAAAAGACTGGGGAATGTGCAGAGATACCAAATGGTATTCCAACGCTTATACAAATGACAAAGGCGGCTGGGATGCCACAGTACCCGGTTCGACGACACAACCGTATTATCTCAGCATCCCATATAACTGGTATGCAAACCTCACACCCTGCGATGGCTACGGCAAACCTTATACCGACGTTACTTACTATGGCGGTGAAGTACCCTGGCCCAGAACTGCCGCTGAATGCTCTTCAACCAAAATAATGATAACGCATCCTTTTATGTGCGATAAAGGCACTCCATACTTTCGCGATATGGGACATGGCGGAAGCACTACAAAGTGGATAAGGATAACGGGAGGGCTTGGCAATGCTCCGATGGGAACTACTTCCGTCCAAAAAATAAAATCTCTCGACAATCCGGCGGCTTATGCTGACGGACACACCGATTATATAATGAGAAACGCTACGATAATCCGTGCAATTTATAATCAGAATAAAGTACAAATAGCCTGGTAA
- a CDS encoding DeoR/GlpR family DNA-binding transcription regulator has protein sequence MLLHDQKLEKILELLKAQPYWTTKDLAIKLGTSRSTAQKCLQELHNVGLIERIHGGARYKNVILNTPVSVDKRLGEDFPAKQRICAEAFRILPKNGYVYLDAGTTILPLAQKISENNTDKNLIVVTNDVSIAVALAKYQVQHILLGGHIHPVTQSISGTETMNQLSRYHFDACFISADSISPEGCVNAVITEEAHLKYSAITRSNSKILMAASSKFFSSSGTAIAELKDFNIWVTDKTTPAMAKLCSSTGIDLIKA, from the coding sequence ATGCTGTTACACGACCAAAAACTAGAAAAAATACTCGAATTGCTCAAGGCTCAGCCCTACTGGACAACCAAAGACCTTGCCATAAAGCTCGGTACAAGCCGTTCGACCGCCCAGAAATGCCTCCAGGAGCTTCACAACGTGGGCCTGATAGAGCGTATCCATGGCGGCGCCCGTTATAAAAACGTCATCCTGAACACGCCTGTCAGCGTCGACAAAAGGCTCGGCGAGGATTTCCCTGCCAAACAGCGTATATGTGCCGAGGCTTTCAGGATTCTACCAAAAAACGGTTATGTATATCTCGACGCAGGCACAACAATACTGCCTTTGGCACAGAAAATCTCCGAAAACAATACCGATAAAAATCTGATTGTGGTTACAAATGATGTTTCTATCGCAGTGGCACTTGCAAAATATCAGGTTCAGCATATTCTGCTCGGCGGTCATATTCACCCTGTCACTCAAAGCATCAGCGGTACAGAAACGATGAATCAGTTATCGCGGTATCATTTTGACGCCTGTTTTATTTCCGCCGATTCAATCAGTCCGGAAGGGTGCGTTAATGCCGTCATCACCGAGGAAGCACATCTCAAATATTCAGCTATAACACGATCGAACAGCAAGATTCTGATGGCCGCTTCAAGCAAATTCTTCAGCAGTTCAGGCACAGCTATCGCCGAGCTTAAAGATTTTAATATATGGGTAACAGACAAAACAACGCCGGCTATGGCAAAATTATGTTCATCAACAGGAATTGATTTAATCAAGGCTTGA
- a CDS encoding LamG-like jellyroll fold domain-containing protein has protein sequence MRVSDKIMKTAVAVLAVLLFVVSANAELTGWWRFDNAGNIGQDSSEYGNDGTIVGNCSFSTDAVSGAGALEFTGGYIQLYSCSINDYEGDFSDGAASLAMWIKLDSANPSPSYNGFANIGAWCYPSYYPSSGNALSLKLFLSEGDSIVVDLPANTVFSMWHHFVVTVDAMDTSSGYKVYFDGSLIGEFPMDGSFGNFLPPQRPSLGAAYDVQSNTWSCTLGIIDDVRIYNSILTSQQIQMLIYNPDLNGDKSVDFTDLEMMTGSWLGQCSSPDWCGGADINRDSYINFADFTILAEQWMQTMP, from the coding sequence ATGCGAGTTTCTGATAAAATTATGAAAACAGCAGTTGCTGTATTAGCTGTTCTTTTGTTTGTGGTATCCGCCAATGCCGAGCTTACAGGCTGGTGGCGGTTCGATAACGCAGGTAATATCGGGCAGGATTCTTCAGAGTATGGCAATGATGGTACGATTGTCGGCAATTGCAGTTTTTCCACTGACGCTGTTTCAGGAGCAGGCGCTCTTGAATTTACAGGCGGGTATATTCAGTTGTATTCGTGTTCGATTAATGACTACGAAGGCGATTTCAGCGACGGTGCCGCGTCTTTGGCGATGTGGATAAAACTCGATTCAGCGAATCCTTCACCATCGTATAATGGCTTTGCCAATATTGGCGCATGGTGCTATCCGTCTTATTATCCTTCGAGCGGCAATGCGTTGAGTTTAAAATTGTTTTTAAGTGAAGGCGATTCTATCGTTGTTGACCTTCCGGCAAATACAGTTTTTTCTATGTGGCATCATTTTGTTGTTACAGTTGACGCTATGGATACTTCTTCTGGGTACAAAGTTTATTTTGACGGCAGCCTTATCGGCGAATTTCCGATGGACGGCTCGTTCGGCAATTTTCTGCCTCCGCAAAGACCTTCCCTTGGTGCTGCTTACGATGTTCAGAGCAATACGTGGTCTTGTACGCTTGGAATAATTGACGATGTCAGAATTTATAATTCTATTTTAACTTCTCAGCAGATACAAATGCTCATTTATAATCCCGACCTCAACGGCGACAAAAGCGTTGATTTCACCGACCTTGAAATGATGACCGGCAGTTGGCTTGGTCAGTGTTCTTCTCCTGATTGGTGCGGCGGGGCTGATATCAATCGCGATTCTTATATTAACTTTGCCGACTTTACGATTCTCGCCGAGCAATGGATGCAGACAATGCCGTAA